A single region of the Pseudomonadota bacterium genome encodes:
- a CDS encoding nucleotidyl transferase AbiEii/AbiGii toxin family protein gives MRALRRRLQDAAKLSRVNQIVIERDYAQSYVLLGIGESEALGETFVFKGGTALKKIHFGSYRFSDDLDFSAIDGPRSDDLEGAIRKAIARAEAAVRKIAPLTFTVERYEERDPHPGGQEAFIVRAQFPWQRQPMVPVKIEVTHDEPVLLASDRQSIHHGYEETIDANLRAYSLEEIGAEKLRSTQQTLAKLTARGWTRPRARDYYDLWHLVRAPEDRLSWERVSAVLPQKCGVRDVHLTSVEQVFEARLVEEVRATWERTLGPFVPELPNVETALADLQERLSALLRF, from the coding sequence ACGCCGTCTCCAGGATGCAGCCAAGCTCTCTCGTGTGAACCAGATCGTCATCGAGCGCGACTATGCGCAGAGCTATGTGCTCCTCGGCATCGGTGAAAGCGAAGCCCTGGGCGAAACGTTCGTCTTCAAGGGCGGTACCGCGCTCAAGAAGATTCACTTCGGATCGTACAGGTTTTCCGATGACCTCGACTTCTCAGCGATCGACGGCCCACGCAGCGATGATCTCGAAGGCGCGATCCGCAAGGCCATCGCACGCGCCGAGGCTGCCGTACGCAAGATCGCGCCGCTCACGTTCACGGTCGAGCGGTACGAAGAGCGCGATCCACATCCTGGCGGACAGGAAGCCTTCATCGTTCGCGCGCAGTTTCCCTGGCAGCGCCAACCGATGGTTCCGGTCAAGATCGAGGTGACCCACGACGAGCCGGTGCTGCTTGCCTCTGATCGCCAGTCTATTCACCACGGCTATGAAGAGACCATCGACGCGAACCTGCGAGCCTACAGCCTCGAAGAGATCGGTGCCGAGAAGCTGCGCTCGACCCAGCAGACGCTGGCGAAACTGACAGCGCGTGGCTGGACCCGACCGCGCGCACGGGACTACTACGACCTCTGGCACTTGGTCCGCGCGCCCGAAGACCGCTTGAGCTGGGAGCGCGTCTCGGCTGTGCTGCCGCAAAAGTGTGGCGTGCGCGACGTCCATCTCACGTCAGTCGAGCAAGTGTTCGAAGCGCGACTCGTCGAAGAGGTTCGCGCTACATGGGAGCGCACCCTCGGGCCGTTCGTGCCCGAGCTGCCCAACGTCGAAACCGCGCTCGCCGATCTGCAAGAACGTTTGTCAGCGCTCCTTC